The proteins below come from a single Cupriavidus pauculus genomic window:
- a CDS encoding exodeoxyribonuclease III, producing MRKPKSLKIATFNINGIRTRLPALLAWLEREAPDAVCLQELKTIDSGFPIDEIRAAGYGAIWHGQKSWNGVAILARGADPIEARRGLPGAEDDTQSRYLEAAVQGVLVACLYLPNGNPQPGPKFDYKLAWFERLIRHAKGLFDSGHPVVLAGDYNVVPTDDDIYNTRSWLKDALLQPESRACYRRLLDQGWTDALRARYPDERIYTFWDYFRQHWQTNSGLRIDHLLLSADLAPRLTGAGVDRWVRGEPHASDHAPTWVTLDMGKRK from the coding sequence ATGCGCAAGCCAAAATCCCTCAAGATCGCCACGTTCAACATCAACGGCATCCGCACGCGCCTGCCCGCGTTGCTGGCGTGGCTCGAACGCGAAGCGCCCGATGCCGTATGCCTGCAGGAGCTGAAGACCATCGACTCGGGCTTCCCGATCGACGAGATCCGCGCGGCCGGCTATGGCGCGATCTGGCACGGGCAGAAGTCGTGGAACGGCGTGGCCATTCTGGCGCGCGGCGCGGACCCGATCGAGGCGCGCCGCGGCCTGCCGGGCGCGGAAGACGATACGCAGAGCCGTTACCTCGAGGCAGCGGTGCAAGGCGTGCTCGTCGCCTGCCTCTATCTTCCCAATGGCAATCCGCAGCCCGGCCCGAAGTTCGACTACAAGCTCGCGTGGTTCGAACGGCTGATCCGTCATGCAAAGGGGCTGTTCGACAGCGGCCATCCGGTGGTGCTCGCGGGCGACTACAACGTGGTGCCGACCGACGACGATATCTACAACACGCGCTCGTGGCTCAAGGATGCGCTATTGCAGCCCGAGTCGCGTGCTTGCTATCGGCGGTTGCTCGACCAGGGCTGGACCGATGCCCTGCGCGCGCGGTATCCGGACGAGCGGATCTATACGTTCTGGGATTATTTCCGGCAGCACTGGCAGACCAATTCGGGGCTCCGCATCGATCATCTGCTGCTGAGCGCCGATCTCGCGCCGCGTCTGACAGGCGCCGGCGTGGATCGCTGGGTCCGGGGCGAGCCGCACGCGAGCGATCATGCGCCGACTTGGGTCACGCTCGACATGGGCAAGCGCAAATGA
- a CDS encoding ATP-dependent DNA helicase, with protein sequence MSPRYTVAVRTLCEFTAKAGDLDLRFTPSPTAQEGVAGHGVVTRRRGADYRAEVALSMDFAGLRVRGRADGYDRAANRLEEIKTVRGEGAAVPDNHRALHWAQAKTYAWMLCAQENLAEIEVAVVYFDILSQQERVETERCDAAMLREAFERQCQCFLAWAERELAHRHARDTGLAALSFPHDDFRPGQRTLAESVYKANASGRTLLTQAPTGIGKSIGTVFPALKAMPGQQIDKLFFLSARSTGRAVALEATAKLRGRDGGPLRVIELVARDKACEHPELACHGASCPLAHGFYDRLPAAREAASDAASHTLRLDRGALREIARAHAICPYFLAQEMVRWSDVVVADYNYYFDRNAMLYALTVINGWRVSVLVDEAHNLVERARAMYTAELDPIAFRAMRKTAPKGLAKPIERVNRQWRALARQGDAAYERMETAPAGFIDALTQCCAAILEQMSAAGPAHERHDAELERFYFDALQFVRLAEQMAEHGGQHSVFDLTRRPRDVRSAARGVDALPCVRNLLPAPFLRPRFAGAHSTTLFSATLQPVDYYNDMLGLPARTAWVEVPSPFRAEQLDVHIATRISTRYRDRDRTLPALVQLMGEQYAARPGNYLAFFSSHDYLQRAAELFARHYPDVPCRLQARGMDEANQAAFIDGFVAGGRGIGFAVLGGSFSEGVDLPGDRLIGAFVATLGLPQINPVNEQLRERMEQLFGQGYAYAYLYPGLRKVVQAAGRVIRTDADRGVVWLIDDRFADAEILALLPAWWRPAHREFSRHNALQHDSQSGPDAAGAIFA encoded by the coding sequence TTGTCTCCGCGCTATACCGTCGCAGTGCGCACGCTGTGCGAGTTCACGGCCAAGGCCGGCGACCTCGACCTGCGCTTTACGCCCTCGCCCACGGCGCAGGAAGGCGTGGCGGGCCATGGCGTGGTGACGCGGCGGCGCGGCGCGGACTATCGCGCGGAAGTGGCGCTGAGCATGGACTTCGCGGGCCTGCGCGTGCGAGGCCGGGCCGACGGTTACGACCGCGCCGCCAACCGGCTCGAAGAAATCAAGACCGTGCGCGGCGAAGGCGCGGCGGTGCCCGACAACCATCGCGCGCTCCACTGGGCGCAGGCTAAAACCTACGCGTGGATGTTATGCGCGCAGGAAAATCTTGCAGAGATCGAGGTCGCGGTCGTCTACTTCGACATCCTGAGCCAGCAGGAACGCGTGGAAACCGAGCGCTGCGACGCGGCCATGCTGCGCGAGGCATTCGAACGCCAGTGCCAGTGCTTTCTCGCATGGGCCGAACGCGAGCTGGCCCATCGGCATGCGCGCGATACCGGCCTGGCCGCTCTCTCCTTTCCGCACGACGACTTCCGGCCGGGGCAGCGCACGCTGGCCGAGTCGGTCTACAAGGCCAATGCCTCGGGCCGCACGCTGCTGACGCAGGCGCCGACCGGTATCGGCAAGTCCATCGGCACCGTGTTCCCCGCGCTCAAGGCCATGCCGGGGCAGCAGATCGACAAGCTGTTTTTCCTGTCGGCACGCTCGACGGGCCGCGCGGTGGCACTGGAGGCCACGGCAAAACTGCGCGGCCGCGATGGCGGCCCGCTGCGCGTGATCGAACTCGTCGCGCGCGACAAGGCCTGCGAACACCCGGAGCTGGCCTGCCATGGCGCCTCGTGTCCGCTCGCGCACGGGTTCTACGACCGGCTGCCCGCCGCGCGCGAGGCGGCGAGCGACGCGGCCAGTCACACCCTTCGGCTCGATCGCGGGGCCTTGCGCGAGATCGCGCGCGCGCATGCGATCTGTCCGTATTTCCTCGCACAGGAGATGGTGCGCTGGAGCGATGTGGTGGTCGCCGACTACAACTACTACTTCGACCGCAATGCGATGCTGTACGCGCTCACCGTGATCAACGGCTGGCGCGTGAGTGTGCTCGTCGATGAAGCGCACAACCTCGTCGAACGCGCTCGCGCGATGTACACGGCCGAGCTCGATCCCATCGCGTTCCGCGCGATGCGCAAGACGGCCCCCAAGGGGCTGGCGAAGCCGATCGAGCGCGTCAACCGGCAATGGCGCGCGCTGGCACGCCAGGGCGATGCCGCTTACGAGAGGATGGAGACGGCCCCGGCGGGCTTTATCGATGCGCTCACGCAATGCTGCGCGGCGATCCTCGAGCAGATGAGCGCCGCCGGTCCCGCGCACGAACGCCACGATGCCGAGCTCGAACGGTTCTATTTCGACGCGCTGCAGTTCGTGCGCCTGGCCGAGCAGATGGCGGAGCACGGCGGCCAGCATTCGGTGTTCGATCTCACGCGTCGGCCCCGCGATGTTCGGTCCGCCGCGCGTGGCGTGGATGCGTTGCCATGCGTGCGCAATCTTCTGCCCGCGCCATTCCTGCGCCCACGCTTTGCCGGCGCGCATTCGACCACGCTGTTTTCGGCCACGCTGCAGCCCGTCGATTACTACAACGACATGCTCGGGCTGCCGGCGCGCACGGCCTGGGTCGAGGTGCCCTCGCCGTTCCGCGCCGAGCAGCTCGACGTCCATATCGCCACGCGCATCTCCACGCGCTATCGCGACCGCGACCGTACGCTACCCGCGCTCGTGCAGCTGATGGGCGAGCAATATGCGGCGCGGCCCGGCAACTACCTTGCGTTCTTCAGCAGCCATGACTATCTGCAACGCGCGGCCGAACTGTTCGCGCGTCACTACCCGGACGTGCCGTGCCGGCTGCAGGCGCGCGGCATGGACGAAGCGAATCAGGCCGCGTTTATCGATGGCTTTGTCGCGGGCGGACGCGGCATCGGTTTCGCGGTGCTGGGCGGCAGCTTTTCGGAGGGTGTCGATCTTCCCGGCGACCGGCTGATCGGCGCGTTCGTGGCGACGCTCGGGCTGCCGCAGATCAATCCCGTCAACGAGCAGTTGCGCGAGCGCATGGAGCAGCTGTTCGGACAGGGATATGCCTATGCGTACCTGTATCCGGGACTGCGCAAGGTGGTGCAGGCTGCGGGCCGGGTCATCCGTACCGATGCGGATCGGGGTGTGGTCTGGCTCATCGACGATCGGTTTGCCGATGCGGAAATTCTTGCATTGTTGCCCGCGTGGTGGCGGCCTGCACATCGTGAATTTTCGCGGCACAATGCGCTTCAGCACGACTCGCAATCCGGGCCGGATGCCGCTGGCGCGATTTTCGCGTAA
- a CDS encoding thioredoxin family protein — protein sequence MSMTKTFAATEPARAEIDALSGATLLEFGAPWCGFCMRAQPLIETAFATHPSIRHVKIEDGSGRPLGRSFRVKLWPTLVFLRDGQEVARLVRPTDANAIAEAMASIEAAG from the coding sequence ATGAGCATGACCAAGACCTTTGCCGCCACCGAACCGGCGCGCGCCGAGATCGATGCGCTGTCCGGCGCCACGCTGCTCGAGTTCGGCGCCCCGTGGTGCGGCTTCTGCATGCGCGCGCAGCCGCTGATCGAGACCGCGTTCGCGACGCATCCGTCCATCCGCCACGTCAAGATCGAGGACGGCAGCGGCCGGCCGCTCGGCCGTTCGTTCCGCGTCAAGCTCTGGCCCACGCTCGTGTTCCTGCGCGACGGGCAGGAAGTCGCGCGCCTCGTGCGGCCCACCGACGCGAACGCCATCGCGGAAGCCATGGCGAGTATCGAGGCCGCCGGCTAA
- a CDS encoding LysR family transcriptional regulator produces the protein MQTSGLQELEAVLAVARHKSFRAAAVELGVSTSALSHGIAALEGRIGVRLFNRTTRSVALSEAGAQFVDNVAPALASIRDALTQAGSYGETPRGTLRINTSVGAARQVLPIFLEYGRRYPDMQLDVVTEGRLIDIVVAGFDAGIRLLEAVPQDMVAIPFGPDQRMVVVGTPGYFEKHPVPQSPMDLLQHRCIRARMASGSIYRWEFTRHGEMLEVDVPGPITLDDASLMTAAVREGECLAYLSEWNALPDIAAGRLVRVLEDWTPSYGRLCLYYPSRRNIPAGLRALVEMMREA, from the coding sequence ATGCAGACCAGTGGCTTACAGGAACTCGAGGCGGTGCTTGCGGTGGCCCGGCACAAAAGCTTTCGCGCGGCGGCGGTAGAACTCGGCGTCTCGACCTCGGCGCTATCGCACGGTATCGCGGCGCTCGAAGGCCGCATCGGCGTGCGGCTGTTCAATCGCACCACACGTAGCGTGGCGTTGTCGGAGGCCGGCGCGCAGTTCGTCGATAACGTGGCGCCGGCGCTGGCGTCGATCCGCGACGCGCTGACGCAGGCGGGCAGCTATGGCGAAACGCCGCGCGGCACGCTGCGCATCAATACGTCGGTCGGCGCGGCCAGACAGGTGCTGCCGATCTTTCTCGAATACGGCCGGCGTTACCCCGACATGCAACTCGACGTCGTCACCGAGGGCCGGCTGATCGATATCGTCGTGGCGGGATTCGACGCGGGCATCCGGCTGCTCGAAGCCGTGCCGCAGGACATGGTGGCCATCCCGTTCGGACCCGATCAGCGCATGGTGGTGGTGGGCACGCCCGGGTACTTCGAGAAGCATCCGGTGCCGCAGTCGCCGATGGATCTGCTGCAGCATCGCTGCATCCGCGCGCGCATGGCGAGCGGGTCGATCTATCGCTGGGAGTTCACGCGCCATGGCGAGATGCTCGAGGTGGACGTGCCCGGCCCGATCACGCTCGACGACGCGTCGCTGATGACGGCCGCCGTGCGCGAGGGCGAATGCCTGGCGTACCTGAGCGAATGGAACGCGCTGCCCGATATCGCGGCCGGGCGCCTCGTGCGCGTGCTCGAGGACTGGACGCCGTCGTATGGCCGGCTGTGCCTGTATTACCCGAGCCGCCGCAATATCCCGGCGGGCCTGCGCGCGCTCGTGGAGATGATGCGCGAGGCCTGA